CAAAGAAAAATCAGTATTGCTGAGCCTGTTAGGTATGGTCCGATATGCAGGACTCGGTTACAAGACTACAATGGGGATGGGGCAGGCGAAATGTACAATAATTGAGGAAAAGGATTAGGGTAACAAGGCAAAACAGGATCTATAACAGTAAAGGTATTATAGTATTGATGAAATTAGTTTATTGATGAATGGAATCTGTGATCTTTGATAATTTAATATATGATGTCTAGTGCGGATTATAAGTAAACATGGTAAGTGTGTGGTATCCGCACTCCGCATAGATCGGTGATTTTGCGGGTTTTTTATATTTATTGGGTTGTATTTGTTTTAGGTTTGTTGGCGATCCGCGAAATCAAACTCTGGAAGCCAGATAAATCAGGTAATATAAATGCTTGCCGTTGAACTCCCCCACGCACCACGGGAATTGAAATGGTACAGTAAGTATCTATCCATGTATTTAAGAAGGTTGAACTCCCCCACGCACCACGGGAATTGCAGAAAAAAAGAGCCGTTTTGGCTCTCTGATATTGATAAGCTTTTTATTTCTACTCAAATATTGATCAGCCTGATTATTGAGTGTGTCATAGACTTTTCAATATTTCGTCAAGTTTGGCGGGAAGGTCACGATAGAACAATTCCGGCATAAAATCCGGTTTTTCCTTAATGTCGATATACTCAATGAATTTGTCCCATACTATATCAAGGAATCTGCAAATATCCGGCTCTTTTACCCCGGAAACATCTTTCATGAGTGCTTTTTCAAAAACCTCGTATCTTTTTTTCAGCAAGTCTGTATTATTAGAACAACTCTGCAAATCTTTTTTTATTTTTTCATAACTACGCTTGATTTGCTTTTCGATTTCTTCAGAGGATACTCCTTTAAACCCATGAGACATAATAGTTCTGTTCCGGAGGCTGCTCAGAACAGTCAAAACAGACAGATAATCGCTTAATCGGATTTTTGCCGTGGAATTGTCGATATATGTTATAAGATATAGCCTCAAAACATTATTCAGGATCTTATTATCAATTTCATTTTTTTCATTGATTACGCTATCTGTGTTTTCAAAGTTATTCTTTATGAAATCTATGATACCTTTGCCTTTATCTGTATATCTTATATTGACTGTGACTTGACCGTTTTTATCACTAATAAATTCTTTACAACTATAATCTGATTTTAGCAATACATAATCACAGACAGCTTCAAAAAATCTGAAGACTCTTCCTAAGAAATCCACATAATGTCCTGCATTATATAAATACTTCGCATTTTCTTTTAGTTCTGCAATGCACAGTAAGTCATTACCCCTAAGTTTCTGCACTTGATCCTTCAGTTCATTGAAATAGTCTTTATCGGCAATAGAGTATTTTAAGCATAGATCGATACTCTTCAACGCTTTTTTAAAGTCGAACACTTGTCTGCTGTGCGCGTATATGAAGGTATGCTGTAATACCTGGTAGGATTCGGGTAATGTTCTTTTTTCCGTGTCTTGTGAACTGGTTTCAAACAACTGGCTATTCTGATATAAAATTTCTAAAGCGGCGTGATAATCACCTTGTCTGACTAACAATGCAATTTGCTTTTTAACTTCACTCTTAATAAGATTTTTTGTGATAGTCAACTCTTGTACTTTAGAGGCATTTTCAGGGCTATATACTGTACGGAACTTGTCTGTAAAAATATCAAGTCCGCAAAGAAGCAGCGCAGTGTTCTGTGCCGGAGTTCCTCCTGTCAGGGAGGCAAAGACAACATCAACTGATTTGTTTTCTACAGCTATTTTTCTGAGGGCATTACTATAATAACTCATCATTGAATCAATATTTGATGGATTTTGATTAATTTTCTTAATTTCTATACTGGATGCAGGAATATTGCAATTAAACACAAGAAGTTTTTCGACTATCTTTCCATAATATATAGTATCTTGTGGATGTTCTGGTTCTTGATCAGTGACAAAAAGGATAACCTTGCTATCTGAGGAGGAAAACTCCTTAAATTTTAAAATTTTTGAAATAATAGAAAGCTCTAGTTTGTCGGATGCCTTCTTTATTGATGCGTCGTCCCTAAACTGGTTATATTCTGTTTCCCACAATTCTCTTCCTTTAGTTCTGGCAGCAGGGTGTTCTTTCACACCGCGTTTTTGCATACTGTCTGGTATACGACTTAACTTTTCCTGAACATCGCTGTTGCCGATGTTGAATATGAACAAATTTTTCATATAAAATCAGCCCTTTCGATCTATGATCAACTACATTTATTTTATGTTATCTTCAATATTTGTTCAATATTACAAGATATGCTAATATACGATAGAAAAAATCGGTCAGAATATGTTATAATACTCATGTTATGGATTAACTAAACTATGAACCTTGATAATCAAATAATGAGTGCGGATTACAAGCAAACATGAAAAGTATGGGAGACCCGCACCAGGCATAAAATCAGTGTTTTTGAAATTTTATATAGAAAATGGACGGAGTGCATAATCGGATTATAGTCGATCCGCGAAAACGTGTTCTGAAAGATAGATGAATCGGGCATTACATATGGATGCTGTTGAACTTCCCCACGCAGTACGGGAATTGAAATCTGCTTGGACTACTGGGATGGCAGGAATTGGACAAGTTGAACTTCCCCACGCAGTACGGGAATTGAAATTGCATACCTCCATTAGCCCGCTGCAATACCCGAGGTTGAACTTCCCCACGCAGTACGGGAATTGAAATCTTCTGCCAATGGGGAATTACTATTTCCCTTATGGTTGAACTTCCCCACGCAGTACGGGAATTGAAATCTTCTGCCAATGGGGAATTACTATTTCCCTTATGGTTGAACTTCCCCACGCAGTACGGGAATTGAAATCACCTTCCTGCAAAGCAGCTGCAAGCCCTTACCGAGTTGAACTTCCCCACGCATGAACATCGTTTGAGTTAATGTTGAGTCCATCCGGATAACTGGATAGTATAGGAATTTGCATTTTAGCCTTTGGTCTTAGTAGGTAAAAAATACATGTCAGAGAAATAAAATTGTTGATTGGATTGCAAAATTTGTATAAAATAAAGTGGAATATATGTATAAAAGGTGGGTTATAGTTTTTAAGAATAAAAGTGATAACAGAAGAAGAAAAGAAAGACAAGAATATATTTAAGCAGATAATAGAAGAGAACTGGGAAGACTTCAAAAAGAAGTACCCATCGTATAACAAACCGTATTATGAAGAAGTTATAAAAAAGACATTGCTATGTGGGTCAGAGCAGGGAGGATATACGGAGTATAGATGTATGGAATGCGGACAGGGGATGAGGCGTATACCATTTACCTGTAAAAGTTGTTTTTGTCTTTCGTGTTCAAAAGTTTATACAGATGAAGTAGTAAGCCAAGTTAGTAAGATGCTAAGGTCTGGAATGAAGTACCGACATGTGGTGCTGACAATTCCAGAGCAATTAAGAGAAGTATTTTATAAGTATAGACATAACGGGAAAATATTGTCTGAATTAATGCGTACAGGCTACAGATGTGTGGAAGAAGTAGTAGGAACAGCAGTAAAAAGGAAAGTGAAAATAGGCATGATAATGGTGCTGCAAACCCATGGAAGATCAGGACACTATAATCCCCACTTGCATATACTTTTGACAAGTGGAGGAATAAATGAAGAGAGGAAAGAGTGGAAGGAATTGGGGTACCTGCCTTTTGAGATTATCCATACGAAATGGCAGTATCATTTATTGAACATGATAAGAGAACAAGTACCCACCAAAGAGATGAATAAAATGGTAGACAATTTGTATAAGTTATATACAAAGGGATTTGTTGCAAATGTAAGTAAGGGGGAAGCACCTGAGAAAGCAAAAGGTCTTGCAAAATATTTGGCAAAGTACATGGCATCACCACCAATCAGTGTAAGGAGAATCATCAGATATGACGGTGAAACAGTAACATATTGGTATAATGATCATGAAACAAAAGCTAGAAAAGAAGAGAGTTTGGATGTGTTGACCTTTATAGGTCGGATGGTACAGCATATACTTCCGAAGGGATTTCAACGTATAAGATATTATGGTTTGCAGGCAACAAAAACATATGAAAAATGGAGTCAAGTGATAAAAGAAGGTCTTAAGAACTTTTGTAAAGCAGTACAAGGAGTTTATGAAGTAATTGAATCTAGGAATTATAGACAAAGATATAAAGAAAGTAGTGGGAAGGACCCGTTAAAGTGTCCTTTTTGCGGGAGTGAAATGAAAGTATGGAAAATATGGCATCCGATATATGGAGTAATATATGACGAAGAGAAAAATATCAGACAGGGAAAGTATGAAAAATATTCTAAACCAAGAGATAGAGGAGGATGTACCCTTCGGGGGTGCACCAGAATATTACAAATATCGATGTTCTCATTGTCACTTTGAGAACACAATGAATGAGGCCAATGTAGATGTGGCTTTCGGTTGGACTAAGAAAAGGACAAAATGTTCAAGGGGGTTAATGCCCGTACTTGAATGTCCCATTTGTTCATGCTTAACATATGAATGTGTGGATTAAAAAAGTCCGCCCGATAGGGCGATAAGTTCTTTTACAGGTAAAGCGGATTCCAGATTGCTTTGGGATGCTTATACAATAAATAGACCTGCTATAAGCGAAAAGGAAGAAAGTAATTATAATGGTGTATGTATAGGTGTGAATAGAGACAAATTAATTGAGTTATTGCAAACAGAGAAACCTGATTTCTGCGATACAGGTTTTTTGGCACCAGTTTATTATACTCCTAACCAACAGGTGACTGCACTTAATTTTCTGTGTAGTAATGCATTAGATGCTTTCGAGAAGGTGAAAGATGACAAGGATCAGACACAAGAAATAATTCCTCCAATACGAACAGCTTATGCAATTCAAATTGGGGACTACATTGGAATACCACATTTTTTTGAGTTGAAATTAAAAAAATCTTTAGTAATAACCGCACTTCCATATATTGAATCTGTTGAGAAATTAGCGCCATTTTTGAAACATCGGTTTTGGGAAGAAGAAAATGAATATAGGGCTGCATTTAGCTTACATAAATCGAAAAAGCCTGTTGAGGATTATATCGAAATTAAAATTAGTGAGGAACTGATAGATTTCATTATTCTTGGACCTATATTCTCAGATAAAGAAGAAGGCGATATTAAAAGCATTAAAGATGCAAAATTAGATTTCAACAAATTAATCAAAAAACATTCTATAGGAACTGGAATTATACGAATGAGCTAAATCTGGTAGATAAAGGCAATACTATATGATTACTATATGAGGCATTTCTGTCACGGCACAAAATAGAAAATAGATCTAATTATATCGAGAGAAAGAAGGTAATTGAAAACTTAAACATAGTAAATAGTCGACTATACTGTGCACAGATTGTCGGATGGGTAAGCGCATCCTTTGATAATATTGATGATGAAAGGAGGTTGTTTGATGGATTCGTTAACTAGAATGAATAATGCAATGGCATACATTGAGGAGCACTTAACTGATGATATTGATTATAGTGAAGTATCAAAAATTGCTTGCTGCTCAGAGTATCATTTTAAAAGGATGTTTTCTTTCTTATCAGGAATTGGTTTGTCAGAATATATTCGAAGAAGGAAATTAACGCTGGCTGCCCTTGATTTGAAAGGTACAAATTTGAGAATAATCGATGTTGCTGTTAAATATGGTTATGATTCAGCTGATGCATTCTCTCGTGCTTTTCATTCCCTGCATGGCATTCTTCCTTCTGAAGCAAGAAGTGAGAACACACAGTTAAAAGCCTATCCTCGAATGACCTTTCAATTATCAATTAAAGGAGGATGCGAAATGAACTATCGTATTGTTGAGAAAGGACATTTTAAGATCGTAGGATTTAAGAAGAGAGTTCCAATTATTTTTAATGGTGTAAATCCGGAGATTGCAAAAATGACCGAACTTTTAACACCAGAGGTTATTAAACAGTTAAAAGCAATTTCAAATGTAGAACCAACAGGTATTATTAGTGCTTCAGCTAATTTTCCGGAAGGTAGAATGGAAGAGAAAGGAGAATTAGACCATTACATCGGGGTAGCAACAACAAGTAATGAAACTGCAGATTTTGACGTATTAGAAATTGATGGTAGTACCTGGGCTATATTTGAATCGATTGGACCATTTCCGGAAACACTTCAAAATGTGTGGGGAAGAATATACTCAGAGTGGTTTCCGTCTTCAGGGTATGAGGCAGCCCCAGGTCCTGAAATTTTGTGGAACGAGAGTCCTGATACTGGAAATCCAAAGTATCGAAGCGAAATCTGGATTCCGGTAAAGAAAAAAGACTATTAATTACAGAAATATTTTTGATTGAGGGAACTTCCTAGTTAAGTATCCTTTTCATATACAATACAGGTAAAATCTTAAAAAGTGACAAGAAAGTGGTGTAACCATACCCTGGGACACTCTTGTCTTATCAGTAGTATTGTTTGTTGTTATCCCGCTGGCTGGTGGTATAATTACCCGTAATTACATCACAAAAAAGCGAGGACTCGATTACTTTGAAAATATGTTGATATTAGTAAAGACAGCCAGGTAAAAGTGATGAGGAATTTAAAAAAGTAATATCAACAACAGAAACAAAAATAAAAGAGTTAAAAGCAAAACTAAAGTCATAATAATTATAACGCCAATTACAAATCTAGCAGTTGGTGTTATAATTATATATGTCGATATGTTTCCGCCTACCGATAGTGTAAAAGACATCAATCCACCCCGCTCGTTGCATGTGGAAACAGTGGTATTAATGTCGAAAGAAGGAGTATAAATTATATTGAAACAGGATTTTATAATATATGGAAATGCTATTGCCTTACAGGTGTTTCCCAGCACAACAAGTGATCCATCAAAAGAGTATTATGACGAGTACAATGCAGTAAGTAAAAGGCTTAGGGAGACTAGCAATTATCTTGCTGAAAAAATCAAGGAGCGTGGCTTTAATGCTTATTCCCATGTACAGATGTTGAAAATTTGCTCGCAGATATCAATTTATTAAAGTTGAAGAATTGTTTGTATCACCTGAACAACAAGGGTATGGATGTGGAACTGCTCTTTTGAATACAGTTGAAAGCTACATAAAAGAAAAAGGATTAGCAGGATTTACTTAGACTACAAATAAATGATATACTAAAGCACTGGTTGCCGGTGGTTTATCATTCACATGATGAAGGTAAGCATCGCAGCAGTAGGAAATATAGTTCAAAGAAGAAAATATAAATTGTAATTTTATTAGAATATGACAGGAGGCATTGTGATTATGGAATTCATAACTGAAAGACTAATATTACGTCCGTGGAAAGAAACGGATGCAGAGAGTTTATTTAAATATGCAAAAGACCCTGATGTTGGACCTATTGCTGGCTGTCCTCCTCATAAGAGTATTGATGAAAGCCGTGATGTTATAAAAAACGTTTTTTGTGGGCCAGAGTGCTATGCTGTATGTTTAAAAACTGATAATATAGCGATTGGCTGTATTGAACTGAAACTTAATGGAAGTACAGATATGACCAAAAGAGATGATGAATGTGAATTGGGTTACTGGATAGGAAAAGAGTTTTGGGGACAGGGACTTATTCCTGAAGCAGCAAGAGAGCTCATTCGTCATGGGTTTGAAGATTTAAACATGAATGTAATATGGTGTGGATATTATGAAGGCAATACAAGATAAAAAAGAGTACAAGAGAAAGTCGGATTTGTTTACCATCATACATGCAAAGAAGTACCGATACCACTTATGGGAGAGACCAGAATAGGCCATACAAACTATATGACAAAGGAGCGGTGGCAACTCTACTGCTCTACTCTATCAAGGGTTAAGAAATAGTAGGATTTAAAAAGGCTGTAAATCCTTATCTTTTATCTTATGCCAAAATATGTCATATAATTCATAGATAATGTGTTTCATCAGATTATCAGAATAAGGGTATAGGATCTAAGATTCTATCGCATATTCCCGCGAACAGATGCTTTTAAATCAATCCTCCCAACGTTGTTATTGACAGATACTTGTAGAAACCGTAAAATATAATTGACCGAAAACTGTCAATTATATTTTATCATTCACAAAACTGATTACTCAGTTAAATGTTTACTAATTAAATTCTATAAAGGAGAATAATATGAATGAATTACAGGAACTTGCTTCATTAATCAAGCAAAGGAACCAGATCGACAGCCTGATATCCGTCATTATAAACCGGCCTGCAATCATAGGCCATACCGGTGAGTACATCGCATCAAGGATTT
The genomic region above belongs to Acetivibrio saccincola and contains:
- a CDS encoding GNAT family N-acetyltransferase, translating into MFVSPEQQGYGCGTALLNTVESYIKEKGLAGFT
- a CDS encoding GNAT family N-acetyltransferase; amino-acid sequence: MEFITERLILRPWKETDAESLFKYAKDPDVGPIAGCPPHKSIDESRDVIKNVFCGPECYAVCLKTDNIAIGCIELKLNGSTDMTKRDDECELGYWIGKEFWGQGLIPEAARELIRHGFEDLNMNVIWCGYYEGNTR
- a CDS encoding IS91 family transposase, with the translated sequence MITEEEKKDKNIFKQIIEENWEDFKKKYPSYNKPYYEEVIKKTLLCGSEQGGYTEYRCMECGQGMRRIPFTCKSCFCLSCSKVYTDEVVSQVSKMLRSGMKYRHVVLTIPEQLREVFYKYRHNGKILSELMRTGYRCVEEVVGTAVKRKVKIGMIMVLQTHGRSGHYNPHLHILLTSGGINEERKEWKELGYLPFEIIHTKWQYHLLNMIREQVPTKEMNKMVDNLYKLYTKGFVANVSKGEAPEKAKGLAKYLAKYMASPPISVRRIIRYDGETVTYWYNDHETKARKEESLDVLTFIGRMVQHILPKGFQRIRYYGLQATKTYEKWSQVIKEGLKNFCKAVQGVYEVIESRNYRQRYKESSGKDPLKCPFCGSEMKVWKIWHPIYGVIYDEEKNIRQGKYEKYSKPRDRGGCTLRGCTRILQISMFSLSL
- a CDS encoding AraC family transcriptional regulator; the encoded protein is MDSLTRMNNAMAYIEEHLTDDIDYSEVSKIACCSEYHFKRMFSFLSGIGLSEYIRRRKLTLAALDLKGTNLRIIDVAVKYGYDSADAFSRAFHSLHGILPSEARSENTQLKAYPRMTFQLSIKGGCEMNYRIVEKGHFKIVGFKKRVPIIFNGVNPEIAKMTELLTPEVIKQLKAISNVEPTGIISASANFPEGRMEEKGELDHYIGVATTSNETADFDVLEIDGSTWAIFESIGPFPETLQNVWGRIYSEWFPSSGYEAAPGPEILWNESPDTGNPKYRSEIWIPVKKKDY
- a CDS encoding DUF2971 domain-containing protein, giving the protein MLWDAYTINRPAISEKEESNYNGVCIGVNRDKLIELLQTEKPDFCDTGFLAPVYYTPNQQVTALNFLCSNALDAFEKVKDDKDQTQEIIPPIRTAYAIQIGDYIGIPHFFELKLKKSLVITALPYIESVEKLAPFLKHRFWEEENEYRAAFSLHKSKKPVEDYIEIKISEELIDFIILGPIFSDKEEGDIKSIKDAKLDFNKLIKKHSIGTGIIRMS